A part of Synechococcus sp. KORDI-49 genomic DNA contains:
- the cobM gene encoding precorrin-4 C(11)-methyltransferase, whose amino-acid sequence MLRSPVCFIGGGPGAPDLLTLRAAERLKRADVLVWTDSLVCPAIAALAPEHCERIRTSTLTLEEVIPVLIERHRQGHQVVRLHDGDTSLYSAIHEQIAALSDAEVPVEVVPGLSAYQAAAARLGQELTVPGLVQTIVLGRAGGRTGVPEREDLNRLAALGASLCLYLSARHVDEVQEILLRHYPADTPVCIGHRISWPDEWIDVVPLSTMAEVSQARSLIRTTLYIVSPALSGSARRSRLYSPDHDHLFRPNQQNPVV is encoded by the coding sequence ATGCTGAGATCACCGGTCTGTTTCATCGGAGGAGGTCCTGGAGCCCCGGATCTGCTGACGCTCCGCGCCGCCGAGCGGCTCAAACGGGCCGACGTTCTGGTCTGGACTGATTCCCTGGTCTGCCCGGCCATTGCTGCCCTGGCGCCGGAGCACTGCGAGCGGATCCGCACCAGCACGCTCACTCTGGAGGAGGTGATCCCTGTGCTGATCGAACGGCACCGGCAAGGCCATCAGGTGGTTCGCCTGCATGATGGGGACACGTCGCTGTACAGCGCGATTCATGAGCAGATCGCCGCGCTCTCCGATGCGGAGGTTCCTGTGGAGGTCGTTCCCGGGCTCAGCGCCTACCAGGCTGCCGCTGCCCGGCTCGGCCAGGAGCTCACCGTCCCAGGACTGGTGCAGACCATCGTTCTGGGACGTGCCGGCGGCCGAACAGGGGTTCCTGAGCGGGAGGATCTCAACAGACTCGCTGCTCTGGGGGCCAGCCTCTGCCTGTATCTGAGTGCCCGACACGTTGACGAGGTTCAGGAGATCCTGCTGCGTCACTATCCAGCCGACACCCCCGTCTGCATCGGACACCGGATCAGCTGGCCGGATGAATGGATCGACGTCGTTCCGCTCTCGACCATGGCAGAGGTCAGTCAGGCCCGGTCACTGATCAGAACGACCCTTTACATCGTCAGCCCCGCACTCAGCGGCAGCGCACGGAGATCGAGGCTCTATTCGCCGGATCACGATCATCTCTTCCGCCCGAACCAACAGAACCCTGTGGTTTAA
- the lgt gene encoding prolipoprotein diacylglyceryl transferase has protein sequence MFTSPGPELIQLGPLTLRWYGLLIALAVLIGLNLSSQLARSRQLENGLISDLLPLLVLTSVIGARIYYVAFEWRNYADQWTKALAIWEGGIAIHGALLAGTLTLILFCRWRRQPFWDVLDVLVPSVALGQAIGRWGNFFNSEAFGVPTDLPWKLFIPFANRPAVYADSEFFHPTFLYESIWNLVLFLVLIVLFRLGSRGSIRLPSGALSCVYLMGYSLGRVWIEGLRIDPLCIGALPPACEGGLRIAQLMSGLLMVAGGIGLAWLYSRGPSHREPSQTGPSGSNG, from the coding sequence ATGTTCACCTCACCGGGGCCTGAGCTGATCCAGCTGGGGCCCCTCACCCTCCGCTGGTATGGCCTGCTGATCGCTCTAGCGGTGCTGATCGGCCTCAACCTCTCCAGTCAACTGGCCAGATCCCGGCAGCTCGAAAACGGGCTGATCAGTGACCTGCTTCCACTGCTCGTGCTCACGTCGGTGATCGGAGCACGCATCTATTACGTCGCCTTCGAGTGGCGCAACTACGCCGACCAGTGGACCAAGGCCCTGGCCATCTGGGAAGGGGGGATCGCCATCCATGGAGCGCTCTTGGCCGGGACCCTGACGCTGATCCTTTTCTGCCGCTGGAGACGTCAGCCCTTCTGGGATGTTCTGGATGTGCTGGTTCCCTCCGTCGCCCTCGGCCAGGCGATCGGCCGATGGGGAAACTTCTTCAACTCCGAGGCCTTCGGAGTTCCCACAGACCTTCCCTGGAAGCTTTTCATTCCCTTTGCGAATCGGCCGGCGGTCTATGCCGATTCGGAGTTCTTCCATCCCACCTTTCTCTACGAGTCGATCTGGAACCTGGTGTTGTTCCTCGTTCTGATCGTGTTGTTCCGCCTGGGGAGCCGAGGCAGCATCCGCCTGCCCTCCGGAGCACTGAGTTGTGTCTACCTGATGGGATACAGCCTTGGTCGCGTCTGGATCGAAGGACTTCGCATCGACCCGCTGTGCATCGGAGCCCTGCCACCGGCCTGTGAGGGCGGCCTGCGAATCGCCCAGTTGATGAGCGGCCTGCTGATGGTGGCCGGAGGCATCGGCCTGGCCTGGCTGTACTCCCGCGGTCCATCCCATCGGGAGCCATCCCAGACGGGACCCTCCGGCTCCAATGGATGA
- the petA gene encoding cytochrome f, with protein sequence MRRHLSLLIGSLVLGLALLIAPAASWAYPFWAQQNYDSPREATGKIVCANCHLAQKLTQAEVPQSVLPDSVFKASVKIPYEEGIQEIGADGSQVPLQVGAVVMLPDGFTLAPQDRWTDEIREETEGVYFSQYSDDQPNILLVGPIPGDQHQEIVFPVLSPDPATDSSIHFGKYQIHVGGNRGRGQVYPTGEKSNNAVYTAPATGTVAGIEAGDNGSSVVTITGADGASVAETVPVGPALLVNVGDSIEAGAALTDDPNVGGFGQVDAEVVLQNPVRIYGLLAFFAAVALAQIMLVLKKRQIEKVQAAEGI encoded by the coding sequence ATGCGTCGCCACCTCTCCCTCCTGATCGGATCGCTGGTTCTCGGCCTGGCTCTTCTGATCGCACCGGCCGCCAGCTGGGCCTATCCCTTCTGGGCTCAACAGAACTACGACAGTCCCCGTGAAGCCACCGGCAAGATTGTTTGCGCCAACTGCCACCTCGCTCAGAAGCTGACCCAGGCGGAAGTTCCCCAGTCGGTGCTCCCCGACAGCGTGTTCAAGGCCAGCGTCAAAATTCCCTATGAGGAAGGCATCCAGGAGATCGGAGCAGACGGCAGCCAGGTTCCGCTCCAGGTCGGTGCCGTGGTGATGCTGCCCGACGGCTTCACTCTCGCCCCTCAGGACCGCTGGACCGACGAGATCCGCGAGGAGACCGAAGGCGTCTACTTCAGCCAGTACAGCGACGACCAACCCAACATTCTTCTGGTGGGGCCCATTCCGGGTGATCAGCATCAGGAGATCGTTTTCCCGGTGCTCTCCCCCGATCCCGCCACCGACAGCAGCATCCACTTCGGTAAGTACCAGATTCACGTGGGTGGCAACCGCGGCCGCGGCCAGGTTTATCCCACCGGTGAGAAGAGCAACAACGCCGTCTACACCGCTCCAGCAACAGGCACCGTCGCCGGCATCGAGGCCGGCGACAACGGTTCCAGTGTGGTGACCATCACCGGTGCCGATGGCGCCTCGGTTGCTGAGACCGTTCCCGTCGGTCCCGCACTGCTGGTGAATGTCGGCGACAGCATTGAGGCCGGAGCAGCACTCACCGATGATCCCAACGTCGGCGGCTTCGGCCAGGTGGATGCCGAGGTGGTTCTTCAGAACCCTGTCCGGATCTACGGTCTGCTGGCCTTCTTCGCCGCGGTCGCTCTGGCTCAGATCATGCTGGTGCTGAAGAAGCGTCAGATCGAGAAGGTTCAGGCTGCTGAAGGCATCTGA
- the petC gene encoding cytochrome b6-f complex iron-sulfur subunit, whose translation MTQLSSSDVPGMGRRQFMNLLTFGSVTGVALGALYPVANYFIPPKAAGSGGGTSAKDELGNDVSASGWLASHPEGDRSLVQGLKGDPTYLIVEGEDAIGSYGINAICTHLGCVVPWNSGANKFMCPCHGSQYDATGKVVRGPAPLSLALANVSVENDNVFVSQWTETDFRTGDKPWWA comes from the coding sequence ATGACCCAACTTTCCTCGAGCGATGTGCCCGGAATGGGTCGTCGGCAGTTCATGAATCTGCTGACCTTTGGATCCGTCACAGGCGTCGCTCTCGGGGCTCTGTACCCCGTGGCCAACTACTTCATCCCGCCCAAAGCCGCCGGCAGCGGCGGTGGCACGAGTGCCAAGGATGAACTCGGGAACGACGTCAGCGCCAGCGGCTGGCTGGCGTCTCACCCCGAGGGAGACCGCAGCCTCGTTCAGGGCCTCAAGGGAGACCCCACCTATCTGATCGTGGAGGGTGAAGACGCCATCGGCAGCTACGGCATCAATGCGATCTGCACCCATCTGGGCTGCGTGGTGCCCTGGAACAGTGGCGCGAACAAGTTCATGTGCCCCTGCCACGGCAGTCAGTACGACGCCACCGGAAAGGTGGTCCGCGGCCCAGCCCCCCTGTCCCTCGCCCTGGCGAATGTCAGCGTCGAGAACGACAACGTCTTTGTCAGCCAGTGGACCGAGACCGACTTCCGCACGGGCGACAAGCCCTGGTGGGCCTGA
- a CDS encoding DUF3067 family protein, translating to MPVTLCNDWPLPRPGDTRSVLVNPFESADSPLGVEELISCLRQRWKATYDLQLVVRRQRLYLQVMWAYLEQQSFPMDESAYREHIAEVLDVVNRLGLATEVRRWLWDTRDKPRLGKALSLHLEVEGPEARNLLREFLV from the coding sequence GTGCCTGTCACGCTTTGCAACGACTGGCCTTTGCCCCGCCCCGGCGACACCCGATCTGTGCTTGTGAATCCGTTCGAATCAGCCGACAGTCCCCTCGGGGTGGAGGAGCTGATCAGCTGTCTCCGCCAGCGCTGGAAAGCGACTTACGACCTTCAGCTGGTGGTGCGCAGGCAGCGTCTCTACCTGCAGGTGATGTGGGCCTATCTGGAGCAGCAGTCCTTTCCGATGGACGAATCCGCCTATCGGGAGCACATCGCCGAAGTTCTAGATGTTGTGAATCGTCTTGGTCTGGCCACGGAAGTGCGCCGATGGCTGTGGGATACCCGTGACAAACCTCGTCTCGGCAAGGCCCTCAGCCTGCATCTGGAGGTGGAGGGACCCGAGGCCCGCAATCTGCTCAGGGAGTTTCTGGTCTGA
- the tatC gene encoding twin-arginine translocase subunit TatC, protein MPLVDHLEELRQRVLRSLLAVVVGAALCLVAVKPLVRMLEAPASGIHFLQLAPGEFLFVSLKVAGYAGLTLALPYVLYQGLAFVLPGLTRREQRLIAPAVAGSAVLFVAGLAFAWWALVPAALRFLVSYGADVVEPLWSIERYLDFVLLLMLATGLAFQLPVLQLLLGVLGLVRWRAMLGAWRWVVLSAALAGAVLTPSTDPITMLLLAGAITALFLVGVALVALAESLRPETP, encoded by the coding sequence ATGCCGCTGGTGGACCACCTCGAAGAGCTGCGTCAGCGGGTTCTGCGCAGTCTTCTGGCCGTTGTCGTGGGAGCCGCTCTCTGCCTGGTGGCGGTGAAACCGCTCGTGCGCATGCTGGAGGCACCGGCCAGCGGCATTCACTTCCTGCAACTCGCCCCGGGCGAGTTCCTGTTCGTCTCCCTCAAGGTGGCGGGCTACGCCGGCCTGACCCTGGCCCTTCCCTACGTGCTGTATCAGGGCCTTGCCTTCGTGCTGCCGGGCCTGACCCGACGTGAGCAGCGGCTGATCGCTCCCGCGGTGGCAGGCTCGGCGGTGTTGTTCGTCGCAGGCCTTGCCTTCGCCTGGTGGGCCCTCGTGCCGGCGGCGCTGCGCTTCCTGGTGAGTTACGGCGCCGATGTGGTCGAACCGCTCTGGTCGATCGAGCGCTATCTCGACTTCGTGCTGCTGCTGATGCTGGCCACGGGTCTGGCCTTTCAGCTGCCCGTGCTGCAGCTGCTTCTCGGTGTGCTCGGGCTCGTGCGCTGGCGAGCGATGCTCGGGGCCTGGCGATGGGTGGTGCTCAGCGCAGCGCTGGCAGGAGCCGTGCTCACTCCCTCCACGGATCCCATCACGATGCTGTTGCTGGCCGGCGCCATCACCGCACTGTTTCTGGTGGGAGTCGCCCTCGTGGCCCTGGCGGAATCCCTCAGACCAGAAACTCCCTGA
- a CDS encoding NFACT family protein has translation MAAASLQLMDLTSLRAVLWDLRRQLVPSRFEKAQQPDAARLQLGFRSLSGMTWVELSWLAEAPHLIQIPPPARQGAGSTLAQQLQHSLRQLALVELHQPGFERVVEFRLAARPGERVQRVLVLELMGRHSNLLLLDDQRQVITLGRQVRDHQSRVRPIGTGDAYAPPPPLQGQPPDPQESDERWRERLQLLPVPLRKALQQSYQGISPPLIRQLAGSLADSGVQDLEPDQWQQLHRSWQCWLKALEQESFRLQLQEDGRYRVWGTGQDSGEPGLALVLGRWYREQLDQRALSRRSDEVRQRLERWRGKEELALEDQMQRRAATAGSDDLQQQADALLCLPSPSREQVEQAQKLYRRARKLRRSVAVLEERLTHHRRRLDLINGSEAFIEDLQIAHWQEVAPRLTALQELRSELEELLNPGGRQQERRQQRQSTPQPLELVSPGGLLIQVGRNHRQNDWISLRQARSGDLWFHAQECPGSHVVLKASSGLPEDGDLTLATDLAAHFSRARGNSRVAVVMVPTMQLQRIPGAGPGTVRHRGGEIRWGEPHRAEQHLHDSAASSLASTSV, from the coding sequence ATGGCGGCGGCGAGCCTGCAGCTGATGGATCTCACCAGCCTCAGGGCCGTGCTGTGGGATCTGCGCCGACAACTTGTGCCAAGCCGTTTCGAAAAGGCGCAGCAGCCTGATGCCGCTCGCCTGCAGCTCGGCTTCCGCAGCCTCAGTGGCATGACCTGGGTCGAGCTGAGCTGGCTGGCGGAGGCTCCGCATCTGATCCAGATCCCCCCTCCGGCAAGACAGGGGGCTGGCAGCACGCTGGCCCAGCAGCTGCAGCACAGCCTGCGCCAGCTGGCCCTCGTGGAGCTGCACCAGCCTGGTTTCGAGCGGGTTGTGGAGTTCCGTCTGGCGGCACGCCCCGGGGAACGGGTGCAGCGGGTGCTGGTGCTCGAGCTGATGGGTCGCCACAGCAATCTGCTGCTGCTTGATGACCAGCGACAGGTCATCACTCTGGGCAGACAGGTGCGCGATCACCAGTCACGGGTACGTCCGATCGGGACCGGCGACGCATACGCACCACCACCACCGCTTCAGGGTCAGCCTCCGGATCCGCAGGAATCCGACGAGCGCTGGCGGGAGCGTCTGCAACTGCTGCCGGTCCCGCTCCGCAAAGCCCTTCAGCAGAGTTATCAGGGGATCAGTCCACCTCTGATTCGACAGCTGGCGGGAAGCCTGGCGGATTCCGGCGTGCAGGATCTGGAACCGGATCAGTGGCAGCAGTTGCACCGCTCCTGGCAGTGCTGGCTGAAAGCTCTGGAGCAGGAATCCTTTCGGTTGCAGCTGCAGGAGGACGGCCGGTATCGGGTGTGGGGAACAGGCCAGGACAGCGGGGAGCCCGGCCTGGCCCTGGTGCTTGGACGCTGGTACCGGGAGCAGCTGGACCAGCGAGCCCTCAGCCGGAGAAGTGATGAAGTGCGCCAGCGCCTCGAGCGGTGGCGCGGCAAGGAGGAGCTCGCCCTGGAGGACCAGATGCAGCGGCGGGCAGCCACGGCGGGAAGCGACGACCTGCAGCAGCAGGCCGATGCACTGCTCTGCCTGCCATCCCCCAGCCGGGAGCAGGTGGAGCAGGCTCAGAAGCTGTATCGGCGTGCCCGCAAGCTGCGCCGATCAGTGGCCGTTCTGGAGGAACGTCTCACCCACCACCGGCGGCGGCTGGATCTGATCAATGGCAGTGAGGCCTTCATCGAAGACCTGCAGATCGCCCATTGGCAGGAGGTCGCGCCACGGTTGACAGCGCTGCAGGAGCTGCGCAGCGAACTGGAGGAGCTGCTCAATCCCGGAGGCCGCCAGCAGGAGCGGCGCCAGCAGCGTCAGAGCACGCCGCAGCCGCTGGAGCTGGTTTCACCTGGAGGCCTGCTGATTCAGGTGGGGCGAAACCATCGCCAGAATGACTGGATCAGTCTGCGCCAGGCGCGCAGTGGTGACCTTTGGTTCCATGCCCAGGAGTGCCCGGGAAGCCATGTGGTCCTGAAGGCCTCCAGCGGTCTGCCCGAGGACGGCGATCTGACACTCGCCACGGATCTGGCCGCTCACTTCAGTCGTGCGCGCGGCAACAGCCGGGTTGCGGTTGTGATGGTGCCGACCATGCAGCTGCAACGCATCCCGGGAGCCGGCCCAGGCACGGTGCGTCATCGCGGCGGCGAAATCCGCTGGGGTGAGCCGCATCGGGCCGAACAGCATCTTCATGACAGCGCGGCTTCTAGCCTTGCTTCAACAAGCGTCTGA
- the gmk gene encoding guanylate kinase, translated as MSGSRGGLTVITGPSGVGKGTLVSRLLERHPSVWLSVSATTRAPREGEQDGVNYFFHTRDQFDALVTQGGLLEWAEFAGNCYGTPRAPVEEQLASGRAVLLEIELEGARQVRRSFPSGFQIFLAPPSFSELERRIRGRGTDAEDAIRRRLARAEQELKAQDEFDAVVINDALDTALAELERLMGLS; from the coding sequence ATGAGCGGCAGTCGTGGCGGCCTCACCGTGATCACCGGTCCCAGTGGAGTTGGGAAGGGGACTCTGGTCAGCCGTCTTCTGGAACGTCACCCCTCGGTGTGGTTGTCGGTTTCCGCCACAACCCGTGCTCCCCGTGAGGGGGAACAGGACGGCGTCAACTACTTCTTCCATACCAGGGATCAATTCGATGCCCTTGTGACCCAGGGGGGACTGCTGGAATGGGCTGAATTCGCCGGCAACTGTTACGGCACCCCTCGCGCGCCTGTCGAGGAGCAGCTGGCGAGTGGCCGGGCGGTGCTGCTGGAGATCGAACTGGAGGGGGCCCGTCAGGTGCGGCGCAGTTTCCCGAGCGGGTTTCAGATCTTTCTGGCGCCGCCAAGCTTCTCGGAACTGGAGCGTCGCATCCGTGGCCGCGGCACGGATGCAGAGGATGCCATTCGTCGTCGGCTGGCCAGAGCTGAGCAGGAGCTGAAGGCTCAGGATGAGTTCGATGCCGTGGTGATCAACGACGCTCTCGACACGGCTCTTGCCGAGCTGGAGCGACTGATGGGTCTCAGCTGA
- the psaJ gene encoding photosystem I reaction center subunit IX: protein MQKFLTTAPVVAAIWFTLTAGILIEWNRFFPDLLFHPLG from the coding sequence ATGCAGAAATTCCTCACCACCGCTCCTGTCGTCGCCGCCATCTGGTTCACGCTGACCGCCGGAATCCTGATCGAGTGGAACCGATTCTTCCCTGACCTCCTCTTCCACCCTCTGGGTTGA
- a CDS encoding photosystem I reaction center subunit III: MRRLFAVVLSALLVFGFAPVAKADVAGLTPCSESARFQQRAAAADTPQAKARFEMYSQASCGEDGLPHLIVDGRWSHAGDFVYPGIMFLYVAGCIGWAGREYLKATRGKNAAMNEIQIDLSIALKSLLAAATWPLAAFGEFTSGKLLEDDNKVTVSPR, translated from the coding sequence ATGCGTCGTCTCTTCGCCGTTGTGCTTTCGGCCCTCCTGGTGTTCGGCTTCGCCCCCGTCGCCAAGGCGGATGTGGCCGGTCTGACGCCCTGCTCAGAAAGCGCCCGCTTCCAGCAGCGAGCCGCTGCTGCCGACACCCCACAGGCCAAGGCCCGCTTTGAGATGTACAGCCAGGCCTCCTGCGGTGAAGACGGCCTGCCCCACCTGATCGTTGACGGACGCTGGAGCCATGCAGGCGACTTCGTCTATCCCGGCATCATGTTTCTCTACGTGGCTGGCTGCATCGGCTGGGCCGGTCGGGAATACCTGAAGGCCACCCGTGGCAAGAACGCCGCCATGAATGAGATCCAGATCGATCTCTCCATCGCCCTCAAGAGTCTTCTGGCCGCCGCCACCTGGCCTCTGGCCGCCTTCGGCGAGTTCACCAGCGGAAAACTGCTGGAGGACGACAACAAGGTCACCGTCTCCCCCCGCTGA
- the tsaD gene encoding tRNA (adenosine(37)-N6)-threonylcarbamoyltransferase complex transferase subunit TsaD, whose translation MTSVLALETSCDESAAAIVTRSENGVVEVRSSRIASQVEEHAQWGGVVPEIASRRHVEALPQLIEAVVTDSGIGFDQLDAVAATVTPGLAGALMVASVTGRTLAALHDRPFLAIHHLEGHLASVQLSELAPRPPYLVLLVSGGHTELIQVDQTGAMDRLARSHDDAAGEAFDKVARLLGLGYPGGPAIQELATDGDASRFALPKGRISLPGGGFHPYDFSFSGLKTAMLRSVQTLRASGEPLPLADLAASFEAVVADVLVERSLRCARDHGLQRLVMVGGVAANRRLRLKMQERAKAVGVSISIAPLAYCTDNAAMIGAAALERLSRGRRFSSPETGVSARWPLQRADELYGDVPAF comes from the coding sequence ATGACCTCGGTGCTGGCCCTCGAAACAAGTTGTGACGAGTCGGCCGCGGCGATCGTCACGCGGAGCGAGAACGGAGTTGTGGAGGTCCGTTCCTCTCGGATCGCCTCCCAGGTCGAGGAGCACGCGCAATGGGGTGGTGTCGTCCCTGAGATTGCATCGCGCCGCCACGTGGAAGCTCTGCCGCAGCTGATTGAAGCCGTTGTCACCGACAGCGGGATCGGCTTCGATCAGCTCGACGCCGTGGCCGCGACGGTCACGCCCGGCCTGGCCGGAGCGCTGATGGTGGCTTCCGTCACCGGCCGCACCCTTGCGGCCCTGCACGATCGCCCCTTCCTCGCCATCCATCACCTCGAGGGGCATCTGGCCTCCGTGCAGCTGAGTGAGCTGGCTCCGCGTCCCCCTTATCTGGTGTTGCTTGTCAGCGGAGGCCACACCGAGCTGATCCAGGTCGATCAGACAGGTGCCATGGACCGTCTGGCCCGCAGCCATGACGATGCGGCCGGTGAGGCCTTCGATAAGGTCGCCCGCCTGCTCGGGCTCGGATACCCCGGAGGACCGGCGATCCAGGAGCTGGCCACCGACGGTGACGCCTCCCGCTTCGCTCTGCCGAAGGGTCGTATCTCGCTTCCGGGAGGCGGGTTTCACCCCTACGACTTCTCCTTCAGCGGTCTGAAGACGGCGATGCTGCGCAGCGTGCAGACGCTTCGGGCATCGGGGGAACCTCTGCCGCTCGCCGATCTCGCCGCCAGCTTCGAGGCCGTGGTCGCTGATGTGCTGGTGGAACGCAGCCTGCGCTGTGCCCGGGATCATGGGCTTCAACGTCTTGTGATGGTCGGAGGGGTTGCCGCCAACCGTCGGCTTCGCCTGAAGATGCAGGAAAGGGCAAAGGCCGTCGGGGTTTCGATCTCCATCGCTCCGCTGGCCTACTGCACCGACAACGCGGCGATGATCGGAGCCGCTGCGCTGGAGCGTCTGTCCAGGGGGCGGCGGTTCAGTTCTCCTGAGACCGGCGTTTCGGCCCGCTGGCCACTGCAGCGCGCCGATGAGCTCTACGGAGACGTGCCGGCTTTCTGA
- a CDS encoding chlorophyll a/b-binding protein: MAEQTGNATQEPVGSDELNAWRRGFTPQAEIWNGRLAMIGLSAGIAVLLLVRLFGA, translated from the coding sequence ATGGCGGAACAGACCGGCAACGCGACGCAGGAACCTGTCGGTTCCGATGAACTGAACGCCTGGCGCCGAGGTTTCACACCTCAGGCGGAGATCTGGAACGGTCGCCTCGCGATGATCGGTCTCTCGGCAGGCATCGCGGTGCTGCTGCTGGTGCGCCTGTTCGGAGCCTGA
- a CDS encoding type IV pilus twitching motility protein PilT → MAQPVFPPSFPPRPAVTSSAPAAATDGSPSLEAIVRVAHEEGHSDVHLGVGESPRYRARGEMQQTDWPVTDQSVFQRWLGEILSPQQIDAFFREKEFDGSHAFPFVRVRINLLDSLRGPAMVLRLIPQTILTMEQLNLPTILQELAGRPKGLILVTGPTGSGKSTTLAAMIDWINRNETRHILTIEDPVEFVHESRRSLIRHREVGLHTLKFHNALRAALREDPDVILVGEIRDRETLSTALEASQTGHLVFGTLHTNSAVKTVERVLGMFPPEEQDSIRRSLSESLLGVIAQGLIRTTDGKRAAFHDILINTDACKDYIQRGALDEVEEIMERSGFDGMVTTNQSLQVLVEAGRVEAEQAVAVSLRPNELAQALRGRS, encoded by the coding sequence GGCCTGCGGTCACCTCGAGCGCACCGGCGGCAGCCACGGACGGATCCCCCAGCCTGGAAGCGATCGTGCGAGTGGCCCATGAGGAAGGTCATTCCGATGTGCATCTCGGTGTCGGGGAATCTCCCCGGTACCGGGCTCGTGGCGAGATGCAGCAGACAGACTGGCCGGTCACCGATCAGAGCGTGTTTCAACGCTGGCTGGGGGAGATCCTCTCGCCGCAGCAGATCGATGCCTTTTTCCGGGAGAAGGAGTTCGACGGCTCCCATGCCTTTCCGTTCGTGAGGGTCAGGATCAACCTGCTGGATTCACTGCGGGGACCGGCGATGGTGCTGCGGCTGATCCCCCAGACGATCCTCACCATGGAGCAGCTGAACCTGCCGACGATCCTGCAGGAGCTGGCGGGGCGTCCAAAGGGGCTGATCCTGGTGACCGGCCCCACCGGGTCCGGCAAGAGCACGACCCTGGCAGCGATGATCGACTGGATCAATCGCAACGAAACCCGTCACATCCTCACGATTGAGGACCCCGTGGAATTCGTGCACGAAAGCCGGAGATCACTGATCCGGCATCGGGAGGTGGGATTGCACACCCTGAAGTTCCACAACGCCCTGCGGGCCGCGCTGAGGGAGGACCCTGACGTGATCCTGGTCGGCGAGATCCGCGACCGGGAAACCCTCTCCACGGCTCTGGAGGCTTCCCAGACCGGTCACCTGGTGTTCGGCACTCTGCACACCAATTCGGCGGTCAAGACGGTGGAACGGGTGCTGGGCATGTTCCCGCCCGAAGAGCAGGACAGCATTCGTCGGTCTCTCTCCGAGTCGTTGCTCGGGGTGATTGCCCAGGGGCTGATCCGCACCACGGATGGCAAGCGTGCGGCGTTCCACGACATCCTGATCAACACAGACGCCTGCAAGGACTACATCCAGCGGGGCGCTCTCGATGAAGTCGAGGAAATCATGGAGCGCAGCGGGTTCGACGGAATGGTGACCACCAATCAATCGCTGCAGGTTCTGGTCGAGGCAGGACGTGTGGAGGCTGAACAGGCGGTTGCCGTGAGCCTCAGGCCGAACGAACTGGCTCAGGCCCTCCGAGGGCGCAGCTGA